Sequence from the Clostridium saccharobutylicum DSM 13864 genome:
CTATATATTCTCTAATATAAAAACATAGTTATTAAAATATATAAATATCTAGATATACTATATGAAATTAAATAATAAAAACTAATGGAGTGGCTGAGCCACAAGGAGCACGTGGTGTTCCTTATATATTTATTCCTTGCTGCCGCAGGCCATCTAATTAGGGTAATAGAAAAGCTTTATTGTAGATACTTTAAGTTTAGTGTATAGAATATCAACATACTTATATCTAAAGATTTTAAATAAAATCATAAGCTTGTCTATTACTTCCTTTGACTTTAAGGCAAAGCCTTTAAGTCACTAGCTGCACTTTAAAATAACAACAGAAGAAAGTAGCAATGCAATAGCTTAAGCAAAGCCTTAAGATGTTGCATATTGTTTCTTTCTGGTCATTGAGTTTAGAAGTAAATTTAGAGTTAAGTGGTAGCAGAAAACATTAAAGTTCGAGTGAAGCGAGTGTTAATCAAAGGATATTAATTACTTCAAGCAGAAGATATAATCTGCGAAGAATTGAGATTTACATTTTAGAAAGCCTTTAAATCGTAGATATAGTTTGGCTTGAAGAGTATTAATAGCTTCATTTTTAACATATCATTGTTGGATATCAATGATGAAATTGCATATGGAATATTTGTAAAAAATGTTATAATGTATTTGCAAAATAATGCTGAATAGTAAATTATCACGAATTAATATAGTCAAGGAGAATTATAGTATGCATAAAGAAGGAATTGAATCTTGGAGAATAGTAGTGTCTAGTGATATATCATTAAATTTTATTCTTTTTACTGGTTGTTTATATGGATTAATAGATGTTGATAATATAAAAGGAAGAAATAGACTATGGCCTTCAAAACATTTTAATGATAAATTGACTAAACAATTACCGTTGTTAAAAAATCAATGGAGTGAATGGTTTAATACTATTGTTAAAGATAGAGGAGAAAAAGTTATTTTAAAACAAAAATTTGATTATAAGTATAATATGTTTAATCTACCTAATTTCTCTGACTTCCAATATTATGAATTGAGAGAATGTTGTAAAAATGCATGGAAACCTTTTATAGAATGGTGGGAAATGATTGGCGGAGGCAGAAATGCTCTTTCATATTTTGAAGGATTCGGCGATGAAAAAATCTATCAATATATTGGTGAATTTGAAAATAAAGTTCAAAGGAAAGTTAAACCATTTAATTTATATATAGATTTAGTATATACAGGAACATCTCAAATTATAGAAGCGAACAGTGAATATATCGTTATGATTCCAGTTAGACCAATATATTTTGATAAAGATTGGTGGATGAATAAGTTACAACAGGTAGGCTAAAATAAATAAAATCACTACATCATGTTCTTAATTTTAAAGGCGATAAACATTTAATAGGTTGTTGAATAACTATTTTTTACAAATAGTTATTCAACAAAATATTCTTAGAAATTATAGATTCCAAGGATATTTTCTAGTTTTTATTCCTTGCTGTTTTTTATTAAATTCATCTATTAAGTACGCTAATAAGACCCATTTTATATGACGTTCGTATCGGGCTTGCCCATAAAGCCTTGGGTTTTCTAAGTTATATAATCCCTTTAATACAGAGAATAATTGCTCTATTTTCAATCTGTTTTTATATAATTTTAATCCAATAGGAGATTAAAGAAATAAAGCATTTTCATATCGTTTATCAGCAAATGACTCAGTACTTTTAGCCTTACGCATATTTATATCAGTTAACAAATTAAATTCTAAGCTAGAAGCAATTTCAAACCACTCAACTGAATCATATGCTGCATCTGCAAGTATTAAAAATGGATTATAAATTTTAGCCTCATATAGTAAATCTGAGACTTGATTGTCATAAACATTAGCTGTTGTTAAATCAAAAACCAAAGGAATTATAATATCACTAACAGCTGCAATGCAGTGTAATTTATAACCTTTATAGTATCCAAGACGTGTACCCTTACCGGATTTAGCTTCGCTATCGTATTTTGAACTTCTTAAAGCAGTGCCATCTATTGCACACAGTCTAGTTTCAGGATTGATAAGTTCAACAAACATAGCATAAATACCATAATATATATGCTTCTCTAAAATTTTAGTTCTTAATGATAATGTAGAATAATCTGGCACTTGATTAAGTTGAATTATAGATTGAAACACAAAGTCTTGCTTTATACGGTATTCAAGTTCTCTTAAACTGAAAATACTACTTTTAACGCCATATAATATACATGCAACTATTTGTTCATCTGAATACTTGCGTGGTCGGCCTTTAGTACTTTGACTATTTGAATTTAATTTAGCAAATGCAATTTTAACAGCTTTAAAAATTTTATAGTGGTCATTTTCACTTTTAATATTTAATGATATAATCATATTTGAGTCATTCCTTATGTGATATTTTTAGGTTTTTCGCGAAATTATTATATCACAAAGGAATGACTTATTTGTTTTTTACAAATTTTGTTTATTCAACAACCTAATTTAAAATAAAATGTTTATCGCCTTTTTCTCAAGCTATCTTATGAGAATCATCATTAGAGCTATCAGTATCAATAGCTACTCCAAGTTTAGCTGATATTATGGTATTTAATTTATTAATCGATAAAGATAAGTTAGCAATTTGTTTTTCTAAGCGTATTAGCAAATATGCAGCAACAGCTATAGCGAAACCATTGTTAGCTACAAGATTAATTAAATCAGTCACTTCCATTACATCCACCTCCTCTTAATGGATATATGAATATACATAAACAATTTTATTGTGGGTAATAAAAATTATTATAAATAATAACTGCAGAATGATTATTGTTTTCCACCTTCATTGACTATGTAATTATAATAGTGAGCTATAGCTAAATCTACAATAGTGCTAACATAAGTATTTAACTCAGGATGTATACTCTTAAGTTCATTGATTTTTCTAACAGTAGAAGCTCTAAGCATATATGTCCTTTTAGTATCTAGTGATTCGCCATCAATAGGTGGAATCATGCCATTTACTATAGAAGTTTTTCTGTTATCTGTAAGGATTTTAGCATTAGATACATTATTGTCATTTGTAGAGTCTGTTTTATTATTAGATGAAATGCTGGAAGTAGCATTATTGGATTCTAAAGATGAATTATTTTTAGTATTAGTTACATTAATATTTTCTGCTGTTGTATCATCATCAAATGAAAAAGATGAAATACATTGACCAGGTATAGTTGATTCAGATGTAAAGCCAAGTATTTCTTCATTTTCACTAGGAGCAAAATCATTTTGTGGTGGTTCATTTTGTTTTCTCTTAACCATAAGTATTCTCCTTTACTAAATTTTATAGGAAACTCGACTCACATTTGTTAGTTTAGTAAGTTCGATTAACTAAATACAAGAGTTGGACTCTCACTTATGATATATGTAAAAATGGAGAATATTCTAATATGGTAATATTCTTTAACATATTTATTTTTTAGAATATTACCATAGAAGAATATATATTCTTAAGAATATGCTTGAAGAATGAGGGATGAAAGGATGCTAGTATAAAAAATAGTGTTTATTCTAATGTTATTTTAGATAATAAAACATATATCCATAATAGTAGCAGATAGATTTTTTGAAGCTACAAATAAATTATGGAGTGTGTTGTAATATGGTTAAGGATGAAATTAAAATTAAATCAGAAGAAGGAGAAATCTTTGATAAAAAGCAGATAGCTCTTGCTATTAGAAATTCTACTTTTAATGATGAGCTTAGGTGTTCTTTACTTGACGATGGGATATTAGATAAATGTGTAGGATGTAGCTTGAAATATATTTGTGATGGAATTGATGAAGTTGTTGATAGTTATGTTGATAAGACTACAGAGGTTATCAATAATTTTAGCTTTGAATAATGTAATACTTATATATAGATCTAGTTAAAATACAAGTCATTTATTCAAGTTTTTATAATAAAAATAACAGCTCCAAGGTAACCTTGGAGCTGTTAAGCGTTTGATGTTTTATAGTAAATAGAAATATTATTAAGGAGTTTTTTGAGAATATTTTTCTTTTTTACAATGGCAGTAGAATAGCACATGTTTTTTAAATGAGCATAATGTAGAACTGTATTATTCCTAAAGAATACAAAATCTATAAGCTCTTTTTCTTCTTCATTTAAATTTTTTAGAGCCAGTCTTAAATCTTCATAATCACACATTTCACATAATGAAACTTCAGGTGAAATTTCATGTGAAGGAATGTCTTTTTCAAAATTATCATGTAGACTTAGAGCATCATTACCTTCAGTAGATCTTCTGGTTTTAATTCTTTTGATTAAATCACTCATATTATTTTTAATTGCATTGGTGGCATAAGCAACAAATCTATGCTTCTCTAAATTGTACATATGAACAGATTTAAAAAGTGAATGGTAACATTCCTGGATAATGTCATGTTGTTTATATCCATCAATGAAAGTTCTTTTAGAAATATTGTAGATTAGAGGCCTAAATTCTGCTGCTAATTTTTCTTTTGCTGATTCATCATTATTTTTACATTTGGTAACTAAATCTTCAATATAATTAAAATCCATATAAACCTCCTTCTTCAATGAAGAGTTGTGAATTACACTAATAAATTTACATATATTGTGGTTGAAGTTAAATTAACCTTTACATATAGTATATATGGTTAAAAAACATATAACTTAGATGTAAATATAAAAAAATTAAAGATTGTAGAGGAGAGGTGTAAAATGAG
This genomic interval carries:
- a CDS encoding transposase translates to MGLKLYKNRLKIEQLFSVLKGLYNLENPRLYGQARYERHIKWVLLAYLIDEFNKKQQGIKTRKYPWNL
- a CDS encoding sigma-70 family RNA polymerase sigma factor — protein: MDFNYIEDLVTKCKNNDESAKEKLAAEFRPLIYNISKRTFIDGYKQHDIIQECYHSLFKSVHMYNLEKHRFVAYATNAIKNNMSDLIKRIKTRRSTEGNDALSLHDNFEKDIPSHEISPEVSLCEMCDYEDLRLALKNLNEEEKELIDFVFFRNNTVLHYAHLKNMCYSTAIVKKKNILKKLLNNISIYYKTSNA
- a CDS encoding YvrJ family protein, coding for MEVTDLINLVANNGFAIAVAAYLLIRLEKQIANLSLSINKLNTIISAKLGVAIDTDSSNDDSHKIA
- a CDS encoding transposase, which codes for MIISLNIKSENDHYKIFKAVKIAFAKLNSNSQSTKGRPRKYSDEQIVACILYGVKSSIFSLRELEYRIKQDFVFQSIIQLNQVPDYSTLSLRTKILEKHIYYGIYAMFVELINPETRLCAIDGTALRSSKYDSEAKSGKGTRLGYYKGYKLHCIAAVSDIIIPLVFDLTTANVYDNQVSDLLYEAKIYNPFLILADAAYDSVEWFEIASSLEFNLLTDINMRKAKSTESFADKRYENALFL